Below is a genomic region from Rhodothermales bacterium.
CGTCCATCACCGCTCCCTTCGTAATGCCCGCGACACGTACTTCACCTTCCGTGGATAGCGAGTCTGGGCCCTCCCCAGCGGTTCTGGCTGCCTTGAGCGTGTACGTGATGAACGGATGCGCATCGCTCTTCAAGGCTCGATACATCAACCGGTCCATGATCTTGCTCTTGTTGCTCTCGATCTTGTCGGCTGCGACTGTCACGGTCGCCTGACGCGGAATCCCAGTCTCATCAAGCTCCAGGGCGCCGGCCACATCTGTTGCGGTTACGGTCCAGTCGCTTTTGTTTGACGTACCGTCGATCCAGAGAGTGCTTTCCGGACCCAGCGTTAGCGTCGCATTCTGTGCGATCACGCTCGTGGAGCACAATAGAGCCAGGAGCGGAATGTAGGAGGTAAAGATCTGCGTGCGCATACCCTGTTGGATGGCTGTTTCGATGGCCAGTAAAGGTAGCCTATCGCCGGGAGTATTTCGACGACAAGCCCAATGTGGACTTCGTTGCGCGAATTTTCTGCCGTTCTAGCAATTAGATCGCGCTGTGTTATTTTTCAATAACACCCCGCGCCTGTCAACTCCGCGGATCGACTAGAGTTGCGTGATCTTCGGGTCTGCAATTAACCGCAAGACGGTCATTATCATGAAAAGAAGTAAACGGACGCTTCGTCGTCATCGTTCATCGCGTCGCGATTTCATCAAGAAGAGTGCGGTTGCCACGGCGGCCGTCGTTGCCGGATGTGCCCCCGGCGTCACGGAGACTATCACTCAGCCCGGCGTGGCACCGGGCGCTGCGGCCGGTGTGATGGGTGCGAACGACCGACTGCACGTCGGATTCATCGGTGTCGGTGGACAGGGCTTCAATTCGCATGTCGGCACCGTCAAGAAACATGGTGCGGATCAGAACGTGATCGGGGCCGCCGTGTGCGATGTGTGGTCAAAGAGAGCCGAGCGCGCACGTGTGGAGCTGGAACTGCCGGAGAAGGACGCATACATCGATTATCGGCGTGTGCTCGATCGCGACGACATCGACGCGGTCTTTATCGGTACAGTTGATCACTGGCATACGAAGATTGCCATCGATGCGATGGAGGCCGGAAAGCACGTCTACTGCGAGAAGCCCATGACGCGCTATTTGGACGAAGCATTTCGGATTCACGACACCGTGAAGCGAACGGGAAAAGTATTCCAGATCGGCTCACAGTATTGCTCCGAGGGCAAGTGGCACACGGCTGCCGATGTCATCAGGGATGGCAGAATCGGTGCACCCGTTCTGGGCCAGAATTCGTACTGTCGGAACGCGCCCGATGGCGAGTGGAATTATGAAATCGACCCGGAACTCACGCCTGACGTGATGGACTGGAAGTCATGGCTGGGACCGGTCTCCGATCGGCCGTTCAGCGCGGACCACTACCATCGCTGGCGCAAGTACTATCCGTACTGTTGCGGGATTCTGGGAGATCTACTGGCACACCGCATACATCCGCTGCTCATTGCGACCGGTAATGCTGAGTTTCCGTCGCGCGTCGTCTGTCTTGGAACGCGGAAAGTGACTACCGACAGAGACGTTACCGACAACACGCAGCTTCTGGCGGAATTTCCGAGCGGACTTTCCATACTGGTTACCGGTAGTACCGTCAATGAGCAGGGGCTTGACCAGGTCATTCGTGGACACGAAGCCACGCTTTACTTCGGAGGTAACGCGGTGGAGCTGCGACCGGAACGTCCGTTTGCAGATCTCGTCGATCCTGAAAGCTATGACAACATCGAGCCGGGCGTGAGCATACCCGCGCACGTTGCCAACTGGTATGACGGGATCCGGAATGGAATCGTGACCAACGGCAACATCGACGTTGCCGTAAAGGCGCAGACAATCATCTCGCTGGCAGAAATGTCGGAGCGGCTCGGTGAGATGATGCACTTCGACGCCGAAACACGCACAGTGACGGGTGGCGGCGGCAAAGTCATCGACCCGATTACGTACGGTACGCTCGAACTCTCGTAGCGCGACGCGACAGAGGATTTTCGAGGCCATCGCATGGAGACCGTAAGGCTTGCCAGGATGGCTATGGCTTCCCGTTTCGAACTGATTGTTCGTGGGGACCGCGATCCGGCGTGGCTGCGGGCGGCAGGCGAGGAAGCGCTGGCGGAAGTGACCCGGCTCGACGCACAGCTGAGTTTCTACTCACCGGCGAGCGATATTTCGCGAATCAATCGCACGGCCCATGCCGGCGAGGTGCCCGTCGAACCTCGACTGTTCAGTCTTCTGATGTTGGCCCGGGACGTCCACGAGACGACCATGGGAGCCTTCGACATTACAGTCGGTCCGCTGATGCGGTGTTGGGGATTCACGGGGAGTGAGGGCGGCGTGCCGACTCAGACCGATCTGCAGGATGTGATGAAGTGCGTGGGCATGCATCTTGTGCGGCTGGACGAGGACGCACGGACCATCCGGTTCGAAGTAGAAGGAATTGAGATCGACCTGGGCGGTATCGGAAAGGGATACGCGATCGATGAGGCCATTTCGATCTTGCAGGAAGCCGGCGTGCGTGACGCGTTTCTGCACGGCGGCACGAGCAGTATGAAGGCTACAGGTCGATCACCGGAGGGACCGCACTGGAACGTTGCCATCTCCGCCGCGAATGATGGCACGGGCGACGATGAAGTACTGGCCGTCGTTCCGCTCAGTGATCGATCGATGTCGGTGTCGGACGTTCGTGGAAAATGGTTTGAGGCGGACGACGCGACCTTCGGACATGTGCTGGACCCTAGATCGGGACGACCCGTTTCGGCTGCCTCGCTGTCGGCCGTGGAGTGCCGGTCGGCCAGTCTCGCCGACGCATTATCGACCGCTCTGCTGGTCGCGGGGGCGGAGGAGAGGGAGACGATTCTTCGTGGCTACCCTGAAGCCCGCATTCTCGTTGCATCGGGCGGACGACAGTCTTCTCCCATCATTGAACACTGCGACTTCGCGATCTAGATTAGTGGGTATCGCATTTATCCAGTCCACGGAGAGATCTGTTGGACTCCACGCAGTAAGACTGACACCTGGTTATGAACGATCAACGCGATTCAGACGGACTCAAAGGCGGACTGACGCGCCGCTCGTTTATCAAGAAAAGCTCCCTTGCGCCGTTGGCAGGTTTTGTAGGTACGGGCTCCGATTTGCGCTCGCGCTCTCGTACGCGGCTGCAAACGTCGGAACAGGACGAGCCGGTCTCGGTCGGTCTCGTGGGCTACGGTCAGTGGGGTCGCGAGATTGCGTCGACGTTAGGGAGGATGCCCCAAGTTCGACTGGCAGCCGTCTGCGACACTTATGACGTGATGCTGAGGCGTGCCGAGCGGGCTCTGCCAGATGCAGCCCGCATGAAGGATTATCGCGAACTCCTTGATTCCGACGTCCCGGCCGTCATCCTTGCTGTCCCGACGCATCGGCATCGTGAACTGGTGGTTGCCGCTCTTGAAGCAGGGAAGCACGTGTACTGTGAAGCACCGCTCGCGTCGTCGATCGACGACGCACGAGTGATCGCACAGGCTGCGGCGGGCAGCCCGGAGCAGGTTTTTCAGGTCGGGCTGATGTACCGGTCGGACCCGCAACATCGCAACATATTCCAGTTCATCCGCAGTGGAGCGGTGGGAACGCCGACGATGGCTCGATCGCAATGGCACACTAAGGAAAGCTGGCGCAGGGCGTCTCCGAGTCGGGAAAGGGAAACTGAACTGAACTGGCGACTCGACGAGACCCTGTCGACCGGGTTAGTCGGGGAGGTTGGTATACATCAGGTCGATACGGTCTCGTGGATTCTGCGCGAACGGCCGGTAGCAGTGACGGGCTTTGGCCAGGTGGTTCTCTGGAAGGACGGCCGAA
It encodes:
- a CDS encoding YceI family protein — translated: MRTQIFTSYIPLLALLCSTSVIAQNATLTLGPESTLWIDGTSNKSDWTVTATDVAGALELDETGIPRQATVTVAADKIESNKSKIMDRLMYRALKSDAHPFITYTLKAARTAGEGPDSLSTEGEVRVAGITKGAVMDVEWQMLDDGAVRVHGTHPMKMTDHGMKPPTAMFGALHTANEVVVHFDVVFVGTADNSDLEQTSAAAPGR
- a CDS encoding Gfo/Idh/MocA family oxidoreductase; translated protein: MKRSKRTLRRHRSSRRDFIKKSAVATAAVVAGCAPGVTETITQPGVAPGAAAGVMGANDRLHVGFIGVGGQGFNSHVGTVKKHGADQNVIGAAVCDVWSKRAERARVELELPEKDAYIDYRRVLDRDDIDAVFIGTVDHWHTKIAIDAMEAGKHVYCEKPMTRYLDEAFRIHDTVKRTGKVFQIGSQYCSEGKWHTAADVIRDGRIGAPVLGQNSYCRNAPDGEWNYEIDPELTPDVMDWKSWLGPVSDRPFSADHYHRWRKYYPYCCGILGDLLAHRIHPLLIATGNAEFPSRVVCLGTRKVTTDRDVTDNTQLLAEFPSGLSILVTGSTVNEQGLDQVIRGHEATLYFGGNAVELRPERPFADLVDPESYDNIEPGVSIPAHVANWYDGIRNGIVTNGNIDVAVKAQTIISLAEMSERLGEMMHFDAETRTVTGGGGKVIDPITYGTLELS
- a CDS encoding FAD:protein FMN transferase, which produces MASRFELIVRGDRDPAWLRAAGEEALAEVTRLDAQLSFYSPASDISRINRTAHAGEVPVEPRLFSLLMLARDVHETTMGAFDITVGPLMRCWGFTGSEGGVPTQTDLQDVMKCVGMHLVRLDEDARTIRFEVEGIEIDLGGIGKGYAIDEAISILQEAGVRDAFLHGGTSSMKATGRSPEGPHWNVAISAANDGTGDDEVLAVVPLSDRSMSVSDVRGKWFEADDATFGHVLDPRSGRPVSAASLSAVECRSASLADALSTALLVAGAEERETILRGYPEARILVASGGRQSSPIIEHCDFAI
- a CDS encoding Gfo/Idh/MocA family oxidoreductase, which gives rise to MNDQRDSDGLKGGLTRRSFIKKSSLAPLAGFVGTGSDLRSRSRTRLQTSEQDEPVSVGLVGYGQWGREIASTLGRMPQVRLAAVCDTYDVMLRRAERALPDAARMKDYRELLDSDVPAVILAVPTHRHRELVVAALEAGKHVYCEAPLASSIDDARVIAQAAAGSPEQVFQVGLMYRSDPQHRNIFQFIRSGAVGTPTMARSQWHTKESWRRASPSRERETELNWRLDETLSTGLVGEVGIHQVDTVSWILRERPVAVTGFGQVVLWKDGRKVPDTIQAVFEYPRGIRLLYDATLTSSFDGAYDMFYGSDSTIMLRNSKGWMFKEVDAPLLGWEVYARKDTFYREKGIALVANATKLEAQGLDPAADDPNVETPLFYGLEAFIDNLVYGPYDPVANFKVGYDATVVAIKANEAIVGNKRIEFEPEWFDLG